From the Francisella frigiditurris genome, one window contains:
- the iglC gene encoding type VI secretion system tube protein IglC, whose product MSEIISRQTVTSGQTISVRTGTTACIGSHPDPRIFVDSLEIAGEKIDKKIVAIEGGDDVTKADDATAAASVISLTITPGSINPTISIVLGTLINSSTRVKIQEKVSDILKAGATDMNIKLGSSNKKQEYKTDEKWGIVIDLSNLELYPISADAFSISIEPTELMGVSKDGMRYHIISIDGLTTDKGSLPVCSAASTDKGVAKIGYIAASA is encoded by the coding sequence ATGAGTGAGATAATATCAAGACAAACTGTAACAAGTGGTCAAACAATATCAGTGAGAACTGGGACAACAGCTTGCATAGGCTCGCATCCTGATCCTAGAATATTTGTTGACTCATTAGAGATTGCAGGAGAAAAAATAGATAAAAAAATAGTAGCTATTGAGGGTGGTGATGATGTTACTAAAGCTGATGATGCTACGGCCGCAGCTAGTGTAATATCTTTAACTATTACTCCGGGTTCTATAAATCCAACTATAAGTATTGTTTTAGGAACTTTAATAAACTCTAGTACGCGAGTAAAAATACAGGAAAAAGTTTCTGATATTTTAAAAGCTGGAGCTACTGATATGAACATTAAGTTGGGAAGCTCTAACAAAAAGCAAGAGTATAAAACAGATGAAAAGTGGGGCATTGTGATAGATCTATCTAACCTTGAATTATATCCAATAAGTGCTGATGCTTTTAGTATTAGTATAGAGCCAACAGAGCTTATGGGTGTTTCTAAAGATGGTATGAGATATCATATTATATCTATTGATGGACTTACAACTGATAAGGGAAGTTTACCTGTATGTAGCGCTGCTAGTACAGATAAAGGTGTAGCTAAAATAGGTTATATTGCAGCATCTGCTTAA